Proteins from a genomic interval of Paenibacillus lentus:
- a CDS encoding glycoside hydrolase family 88/105 protein, translated as MPALVYDEEKVKQTIDRVVERTFNMDFNWDWPGGVAYYGVCEAYEATGNEQYLTKLKAWVDEHMEDGLPKLSVNGVSIGHCLLTLYQVYQDEKYLNTAVEMAEFLKNEAERFADGIFQHTVNSVNDVFPQQAWVDTMFMAGYFLLRIGHLLGNKEYFEDGLKQYHGHEEFLQDPDTNLYYHGWDHVNQNHMSGIYWARGNSWAALTMSKALRCVEVQHPSYMIIDGSLRDQLSALVRLQSPEGLWHTVLDDDTTYLETSGSAGIATALLMRGRLYNKYTQKSIDGILSRIKDDGTVADVSAGTAVMNDVEGYKGVPYKRIQGWGQGLTLAFLAQLLRTKEDPYS; from the coding sequence ATGCCAGCATTGGTTTATGATGAGGAGAAAGTGAAGCAGACGATCGACCGTGTCGTTGAACGCACGTTTAATATGGATTTTAACTGGGACTGGCCGGGCGGGGTCGCTTATTACGGGGTATGCGAAGCGTATGAAGCGACGGGGAACGAGCAGTACTTGACGAAGCTAAAGGCTTGGGTTGACGAGCATATGGAGGACGGATTGCCGAAGTTGTCCGTGAACGGTGTGTCGATCGGCCACTGCTTGCTGACATTGTATCAGGTCTACCAGGATGAGAAATATTTGAATACAGCTGTCGAAATGGCGGAATTTTTGAAAAATGAAGCAGAACGGTTTGCAGACGGTATTTTTCAGCACACGGTGAATTCGGTCAATGACGTCTTTCCCCAGCAGGCTTGGGTGGATACGATGTTTATGGCTGGTTATTTCCTGCTGCGCATCGGTCATCTTCTCGGGAATAAGGAATATTTCGAGGACGGCTTGAAGCAATATCATGGCCATGAGGAGTTTCTGCAGGATCCGGACACCAATCTCTACTATCATGGCTGGGATCATGTGAACCAGAACCATATGTCCGGCATATACTGGGCGCGCGGCAACAGCTGGGCTGCGCTGACAATGTCCAAGGCGCTAAGGTGTGTCGAGGTTCAGCATCCATCTTATATGATTATCGACGGTTCGTTGCGGGACCAGTTGAGCGCGCTTGTCCGCCTGCAGTCTCCGGAAGGACTGTGGCACACAGTACTGGATGATGATACCACGTACCTGGAGACTTCGGGGTCGGCGGGAATTGCGACGGCGCTGCTGATGCGGGGCAGACTTTACAACAAATACACACAAAAATCGATCGACGGCATCCTGTCCCGAATTAAAGACGACGGCACGGTGGCAGATGTTTCGGCCGGCACGGCGGTCATGAACGACGTAGAGGGCTACAAAGGCGTGCCATATAAGCGTATTCAGGGCTGGGGGCAGGGACTAACCTTGGCCTTTTTAGCACAATTGCTGCGCACCAAGGAGGACCCGTATAGCTGA
- a CDS encoding sensory rhodopsin transducer — MGNQVKGHRFWVIPDGYIPPDSRGELVSHESICVLNCGEVPAKLDITVYYEDREPLEGFEAIVEGRRTKHIRTSSLESSGQRIPAGVPYALTVESDVPVIIQYSRLDTTQPELALMSVMAHPLKD; from the coding sequence ATGGGAAATCAAGTAAAAGGGCACCGATTCTGGGTTATTCCCGATGGTTATATCCCGCCGGACAGTCGGGGAGAGCTGGTTAGTCATGAAAGTATTTGTGTGCTGAATTGCGGTGAGGTCCCTGCGAAGTTGGACATCACTGTCTATTATGAAGACCGAGAGCCGCTAGAGGGCTTCGAGGCCATAGTAGAGGGACGGCGAACGAAGCATATTCGCACATCTTCTTTGGAGAGCAGCGGGCAGCGAATTCCAGCCGGTGTGCCTTATGCGTTGACCGTGGAGAGCGATGTTCCAGTCATTATTCAATACAGCCGGCTGGACACGACACAGCCGGAGCTAGCGCTTATGAGCGTCATGGCCCATCCGCTAAAGGATTAG
- a CDS encoding Cof-type HAD-IIB family hydrolase gives MNYKMIVLDLDDTLLRDDHTISPRTKKALMDAQEAGIKVVLASGRPTFAMTHIAKELELEKYGSFILSFNGAKITNCATEEVLFSSTLSPETVHELYEVSKREGVWIHTYVGDDIVTPVNNKYTDIEGEITGMPIIEAANFVAAVQEPVVKVLMVDDPEKLVALESKLQPLMEGKLNVVRSKPFFLEFTEAGVDKGTSLHHLIQQLGIKREEVIAIGDSYNDLAMIEFAGLGVAMGNAPDDIKAVADHVTDTNMEDGVAKVVETYMLDRAAPIV, from the coding sequence ATGAACTATAAAATGATCGTGCTAGATTTGGATGATACGCTGCTTCGGGATGATCACACGATTTCGCCGCGTACGAAGAAGGCGCTAATGGATGCGCAGGAGGCGGGGATTAAAGTTGTGCTGGCTTCCGGCCGTCCGACCTTCGCGATGACGCATATCGCCAAGGAACTGGAGCTTGAGAAATATGGAAGCTTCATCCTTTCTTTTAACGGGGCTAAAATTACAAATTGTGCAACCGAAGAAGTATTGTTCAGCAGCACGCTATCGCCGGAAACGGTACATGAGCTCTATGAAGTAAGCAAGCGAGAGGGAGTATGGATCCATACTTATGTCGGTGACGATATCGTGACACCGGTGAATAATAAGTATACCGATATCGAGGGCGAAATTACGGGTATGCCGATTATTGAGGCCGCGAATTTCGTGGCAGCTGTTCAGGAGCCTGTCGTGAAGGTATTAATGGTGGACGATCCGGAGAAGCTGGTCGCTTTAGAGAGCAAGTTGCAGCCACTGATGGAAGGAAAGCTTAACGTTGTTCGCTCTAAGCCGTTTTTCTTGGAGTTCACAGAGGCAGGGGTAGATAAAGGGACAAGCCTTCATCATCTCATTCAGCAGCTAGGGATCAAGCGGGAAGAGGTCATTGCTATCGGCGACAGCTACAATGATCTGGCGATGATTGAATTTGCCGGGCTTGGCGTAGCAATGGGCAATGCCCCTGACGATATTAAAGCGGTCGCGGATCATGTGACGGATACGAATATGGAAGACGGAGTAGCTAAGGTTGTGGAGACGTATATGCTTGATCGAGCGGCACCAATTGTATAG
- a CDS encoding sensor histidine kinase, which produces MSRKLMMERLKQITFKNRIIAIFLISSLIPFICLGFISFYTINSILGNKVEAALQNNLNQELIVLENTLNNINHVSQQLAFGGGTNKLLEELVHETESYNQIQLRNNIKAELNIISFSNPNVGLIMYYYPEACTYDFENFRLRSEFRPDQLPLMAKYSEITYFGPHKSYNGSMNQYVFSTMRKVNLPDQDVYLYIETGRNALETLFAPENRKSDSRRLLILDNDGRIVFSENEGAFPVSSMFPGHSSAANVSSGTYEAFYWNKATSNQGWSIVSLIPKNELNQERNSWLLQMALIFVVFIFVAVITAWLLWKMVYNPLDKFNKEIKTLIQTNTNYTGLTKIPEFDYLLYQIRDMKTKIWDLYGEIERKEKRRADLEVEKLLYQINPHFLMNTLDTVHWLAVFSGHEKIDKLVLSLNKLLSYNLGKMGEATTIGKEIQALKEYLQLQQIRYDFQFDVDIEVDESTMGLSIPRFILQPLVENALYHGVSDEGYIHVDIKLNQELEITIQDNGSGMTQAEIDALMLDESKESQKVGMGIGMRYVKRILQANYGERARLEIKSEVGKGTIVTLRIPVTGGEQAL; this is translated from the coding sequence ATGAGCAGAAAATTGATGATGGAGCGGCTCAAGCAAATTACATTTAAGAACCGGATCATTGCCATATTTTTGATCAGCAGCTTGATTCCGTTCATATGTCTTGGCTTTATATCCTTTTATACGATCAATTCGATCCTCGGTAACAAGGTGGAAGCGGCTCTGCAGAATAACCTCAACCAGGAACTGATCGTTCTGGAGAATACGCTGAACAATATAAACCATGTCTCGCAGCAGCTTGCATTCGGAGGGGGGACGAATAAGCTTCTCGAAGAACTGGTTCACGAGACAGAGTCCTACAACCAGATACAACTGCGCAACAATATCAAGGCGGAATTGAACATCATTTCTTTTTCCAACCCGAATGTGGGCTTGATTATGTATTATTATCCAGAGGCGTGTACCTACGATTTCGAAAATTTCCGACTGCGCAGCGAATTCCGGCCGGACCAGCTTCCTCTTATGGCTAAATACTCGGAAATCACTTATTTCGGTCCTCATAAAAGCTACAACGGATCTATGAATCAATATGTGTTCAGCACGATGCGCAAAGTCAATTTGCCGGATCAAGACGTATATTTGTACATCGAGACGGGTCGCAACGCGTTGGAAACGTTATTTGCTCCCGAGAATCGGAAGAGCGATTCCCGTAGACTGCTCATTTTAGACAATGACGGGCGTATTGTTTTTAGTGAAAATGAAGGCGCTTTCCCGGTGAGCAGCATGTTTCCGGGCCACAGTTCGGCGGCGAATGTCTCATCAGGCACATACGAGGCCTTTTATTGGAATAAGGCGACAAGCAATCAAGGCTGGAGCATCGTGTCGCTAATTCCGAAAAATGAATTGAATCAGGAGCGCAATAGCTGGCTATTGCAAATGGCCCTCATTTTTGTCGTATTTATTTTTGTGGCTGTAATTACTGCTTGGCTGCTGTGGAAGATGGTGTACAATCCGCTAGATAAATTCAATAAGGAAATCAAAACCTTAATCCAGACGAATACGAACTATACCGGGCTAACGAAAATTCCCGAATTTGATTATTTACTGTATCAGATCAGGGACATGAAGACGAAAATTTGGGATTTATACGGGGAAATCGAGCGGAAGGAAAAGCGCAGAGCTGATTTAGAGGTGGAGAAGCTTCTCTATCAAATCAACCCGCATTTTCTAATGAACACGCTCGATACCGTGCATTGGCTGGCGGTCTTCAGCGGCCATGAGAAAATTGATAAGCTAGTGCTCTCGCTGAATAAGCTTCTCAGTTATAATCTGGGCAAAATGGGGGAAGCGACGACGATCGGCAAAGAGATTCAGGCGCTGAAAGAGTATTTGCAGCTGCAGCAAATCCGTTATGATTTCCAATTTGATGTCGACATAGAGGTGGATGAGAGCACGATGGGACTGTCGATCCCCCGCTTTATTTTGCAGCCGCTCGTGGAGAATGCTTTATATCATGGGGTAAGCGATGAAGGTTATATTCACGTTGACATTAAATTAAATCAGGAGCTGGAAATTACGATTCAGGATAATGGCTCGGGGATGACGCAAGCGGAAATCGATGCTTTGATGCTGGATGAATCGAAGGAAAGTCAGAAGGTAGGGATGGGAATTGGTATGAGGTATGTGAAGCGAATACTTCAAGCGAATTACGGGGAGCGGGCACGGCTGGAGATTAAGAGCGAGGTTGGAAAAGGGACGATCGTCACTTTGCGCATTCCTGTTACAGGAGGTGAGCAGGCTTTATGA
- a CDS encoding response regulator transcription factor, which translates to MIRVLIVDDEKIVRKGLVSFMPWQEFGMTVVGDVSNGEDALQFIAMNKVDLLLTDLSMPLMSGIELMKEVRGKYPHIQVVVLTLHQEFEYIQEALRLGAIDYIAKTQLEKEQFEDVLGRIASLMAQKAPFNTVPIQQDKLADAEELLVLYALNQQTDELQADIPLAEQAYEADIGIWCWIDPEEQSMKRIAAWKEQTRTVDSRSDYALVCLRYLHGLDRKSVLQLLRVYRKNDLFYDYDPSQPYQQVDGKEILNKGKGENAHDSNRIKEIWLSAEWLYDDGMFENMVLDLKAKRLPPIRLTRIFFSITDEWNRLYRQMLPSSIGIEDFMSSWIQFEHWLRETRAMIKGVNARTSYSEEIQNSIMKAVNLAQQMMSEPLTASDMAEMVNMSSSYFSQCFKEIVGQTYTDYLREIRMQRARQYLRNTTKTIQWIAEQVGYNDEKYFSRLFREQVGMLPSEYRQANMG; encoded by the coding sequence ATGATACGTGTGTTAATCGTAGACGATGAGAAGATCGTACGCAAGGGCTTGGTTTCTTTTATGCCCTGGCAGGAATTTGGAATGACGGTAGTGGGGGATGTAAGCAATGGCGAGGACGCATTGCAATTTATCGCCATGAATAAAGTGGATCTACTGCTGACAGACCTCTCCATGCCGTTGATGTCGGGGATTGAGCTGATGAAGGAGGTGCGTGGTAAATATCCGCATATTCAAGTTGTCGTACTCACCCTGCACCAGGAATTTGAATATATTCAGGAGGCCCTACGGCTCGGCGCGATAGATTACATTGCCAAAACGCAGCTAGAAAAGGAACAGTTTGAGGATGTGCTCGGTCGCATCGCTTCACTCATGGCGCAGAAGGCGCCCTTCAATACAGTACCGATTCAGCAGGATAAATTAGCTGATGCTGAGGAACTTCTGGTGCTTTACGCCTTGAATCAGCAGACCGATGAGCTCCAGGCGGATATCCCTCTAGCGGAGCAGGCTTATGAGGCGGATATCGGAATTTGGTGCTGGATCGATCCCGAGGAGCAATCAATGAAGAGAATAGCCGCATGGAAGGAACAGACTCGGACAGTCGATTCTCGCTCGGACTATGCCCTGGTTTGTCTGCGGTATCTTCATGGGCTGGATCGTAAATCGGTATTGCAGCTTCTGCGCGTCTATCGAAAAAATGACCTGTTCTACGATTACGATCCATCACAGCCTTATCAGCAGGTTGACGGCAAAGAGATTCTGAACAAGGGGAAAGGGGAGAATGCACATGATTCGAACCGGATTAAGGAGATATGGTTATCCGCAGAATGGCTTTATGATGACGGAATGTTTGAGAATATGGTACTTGATCTTAAAGCAAAGAGGCTTCCTCCCATCCGCTTGACCCGCATTTTTTTCTCGATTACGGATGAATGGAACCGCCTGTATCGTCAAATGCTGCCATCGTCCATTGGGATTGAAGACTTTATGAGCAGCTGGATACAATTTGAACATTGGCTCAGGGAGACTAGGGCAATGATCAAGGGCGTAAATGCCCGGACGTCTTATTCCGAGGAGATTCAGAACAGTATTATGAAGGCGGTTAATCTGGCTCAGCAAATGATGAGTGAGCCACTGACGGCCAGTGATATGGCGGAGATGGTCAATATGAGCAGCAGCTATTTCAGTCAATGCTTCAAGGAGATCGTCGGGCAGACTTACACCGATTACTTAAGGGAAATTCGCATGCAGCGGGCTAGGCAGTATTTGCGCAATACAACGAAGACGATTCAGTGGATCGCTGAGCAGGTCGGGTATAACGATGAAAAATATTTCAGCAGGTTATTTCGCGAGCAGGTTGGCATGCTGCCTAGTGAATATCGCCAGGCTAACATGGGGTAA